The window GTCGAGAGTTACCGTGGCAGGAACGGTGGCATCCGTCGTGGACAGCGAAATGGAGGCAACCGGACCGGTCGCGGCAAACACCGTTGCTCCGGCGTTCAGGCGCCCACCCGTCTTCGTTTTCCCTGTCAGAGACGGGAGTGAATCAACCCCCGCCAGGATCAGATCGATGACCTCTTCGGGTGGCGAGCCCGGCCGGAGCGATAGGACCAATCCTGCTACGCCGGCGACGAGCGGCGACGAGAAAGAGGTCCCCGAGGCGTTGGCCCATCCACCGATCGATGTGGTGAGCACATTCTCGCCGGGCGCCGCCAGGTCGACGGTCACTTCGCCAAAGTTTGAGAAGCCACTCAGTTGATCGGAGTCGTCGGTGGATGCCACCGAGAGGATGTTGGGCAGGCCAAATCCGGCCGGGAAGAACGGGTTCGGATCGCTATTGGAAGCCGTGTTGCCCGCCGCTGCGGTGACCAGCACGTCGGGACTTGCGGTGAGTTCGTCGCGGAGCGGGTCAAAGTAGGGGCCGGTACCGCCGAGAGACATGTTGATGATGTCGGCGCCGTTGTTTCGGGCGTATGCCACGGCGGCCACGAGGGTGCTGATGGGACATCCGGGGCTGCAAGCTCGCAATGGCATGATCGTGATTTGGGGAGCTATCCCGACCGTGCCGACCCCGTTGAGGTCGGCCGCAGCCATGCCCGCAACGGCGGTCCCATGGCCGTATTCGTCGTCGGGGGAATTGTCGGAGGCGGAGAAATCCCACCCGTTCACGTCATCGATATAACCGTTCTGGTCATCATCCACCCCGTTGCCGGGTATCTCGCCGGCGTTGATCCACAACCGGCCGGCCAGATCGGGGTGGTCGAGATCCACACCGGTGTCGATGACCGCGACAACGACGGAAGGATTACCCTCGGTGAAGGCCCAAGCTGCGTCGGCATCGATGTCGGCGTCGACCGTGCCACCCGTCTGACCGGTGTTCTCAAGAGCCCATTGATCGGAAACCAGTGGATCGCTCGCCAATTGAACAACGCGGTTGGGAATGACCAATGCGGCCAGGTCGCGGCTGAGAGCGGCTGCCCGTCCGTTGGCGAACTCGACAGTCGCGTCGTGTATCAAATACCACCCGTCGGAAAGCGCCTCCATGTCTGACATGACGACTCCCGGATTCCGCACGAGAAACTCCCCGGGTACCACCTCGAACCCTGGCGCGGCTTGCGCCGAACGTGCCGGGGTGACTGAGGCGGCCACGATCATGGCGGCTATGACTGCAGCAGTGGTCCCCCTCATCGTGGTCAGTATGGTCGACTCATGCGGCGGTTGTGAGCGTCCGGGAAAACGCGCCTAGGCGGTTGGACTGTCCGCCGGCCGTTTGCTGGGTACCGTGAGGATGAATTTGCTGCCGTCCGCCGCAGCCCGATAGACCAGGTTGCCGCCCATCAGATGGGAGAGGTGGCGGGACACCGACAGCCCGAGACCCATCGAAGCCGTAACTGCTTTCGGTGCGTGGGCGGTAACGAACGAATCAAAGATCTTTTCTGCCATCTCGGGCGGGACGCCTGGTCCATCGTCGGAGACCATGACGGACGCGAAGTCGGGATCTTGAATGATCTCGATCCACCGGTTCTTGCCTCCGTATCGTTCGGCGTTCGTCACAAGATTGCGGACAATTTGGCGGAATCTGACCGGGTCCACGTAGCCAGTTACGTCGCCAGCGTGATCGACACGAATTCTCTGCCCCAACTCGTTGAGGGTCTCTCGAACGAGTGTGGGAAGGTCACAAGGAGTGGCAGACACGGCGAGGGCTCCCAGATCGGCACGGGCCGAAACCAGCAGATCTTCGACGATGTGGGCCATTTCCTGGCTTTGCTCGACGATGACCTGAAGCAGATCGGACTTCTCGCGCTGGCTCATCTCGGCGGGGCCATTTGCCAGCTCGGTAGCGAACCCGAGGACGGCCGTGAGTGGTGTCCGAAGCTCGTGACTGATCGCCGCGACGAATTCATCCTTCGACCGGTTCAACTCTGACAGAGCGTTTCGTTGTTCGACCAATTCCGAGATGTCTGTGATTGCGACGAAGGTCGTCTTCGTTGTTTCGTGCAAGGGGACAACCCACTTGACGGCACCCGTGACATCTGGATCGGTTTGGATGAGTACCGAGCTGCCGATTTGATCTTCTCCGTTCCAAATCGCCTCCAGCTCGGTGAGGTAGGGCTCAAAGTTGCGGCCGTCGGCCTCGATCGGTTGGAGGCTCCCCAGTAGAGTCGTGCGGTCCGCTCCGAAGAAGCTCTCTGCGCTCTGGTTGGCGTCGAGCACGGTTATCAGACTCATGAGCCTGGTCAACTCGCCGGGGGTTTCCGCGACGTGGCTGCGGATGTCCGATACGCCTCCGTGCCGCAGACGATCAAA is drawn from Acidimicrobiia bacterium and contains these coding sequences:
- a CDS encoding S8 family serine peptidase codes for the protein MRGTTAAVIAAMIVAASVTPARSAQAAPGFEVVPGEFLVRNPGVVMSDMEALSDGWYLIHDATVEFANGRAAALSRDLAALVIPNRVVQLASDPLVSDQWALENTGQTGGTVDADIDADAAWAFTEGNPSVVVAVIDTGVDLDHPDLAGRLWINAGEIPGNGVDDDQNGYIDDVNGWDFSASDNSPDDEYGHGTAVAGMAAADLNGVGTVGIAPQITIMPLRACSPGCPISTLVAAVAYARNNGADIINMSLGGTGPYFDPLRDELTASPDVLVTAAAGNTASNSDPNPFFPAGFGLPNILSVASTDDSDQLSGFSNFGEVTVDLAAPGENVLTTSIGGWANASGTSFSSPLVAGVAGLVLSLRPGSPPEEVIDLILAGVDSLPSLTGKTKTGGRLNAGATVFAATGPVASISLSTTDATVPATVTLD
- a CDS encoding HAMP domain-containing histidine kinase, with the translated sequence MTKERAAGQGGDSIEHLGRRFIWIETILVALAIPAILVESHRVDEPGYLWVLLAPLTIVLVNVALLARKAYRADISLGFTALAAAVAHSSFGVHATDLPAAIVLVMAGSIMAVYSPGRRISFTVAYSMFMAALVLYWGRDDGSGPLNAFTAVAVFTLGSFFLINIKESAASSGARLGQYRAAMNQLPIPIFEDDFSGLLAEFDRLRHGGVSDIRSHVAETPGELTRLMSLITVLDANQSAESFFGADRTTLLGSLQPIEADGRNFEPYLTELEAIWNGEDQIGSSVLIQTDPDVTGAVKWVVPLHETTKTTFVAITDISELVEQRNALSELNRSKDEFVAAISHELRTPLTAVLGFATELANGPAEMSQREKSDLLQVIVEQSQEMAHIVEDLLVSARADLGALAVSATPCDLPTLVRETLNELGQRIRVDHAGDVTGYVDPVRFRQIVRNLVTNAERYGGKNRWIEIIQDPDFASVMVSDDGPGVPPEMAEKIFDSFVTAHAPKAVTASMGLGLSVSRHLSHLMGGNLVYRAAADGSKFILTVPSKRPADSPTA